DNA sequence from the Streptomyces tsukubensis genome:
CTGGTCGATGCGGATGCCGCTGGTCGACTCCAACGGCAACTTCGGTTCCCCGGGCAACGACCCGGCCGCCGCCATGCGGTACACCGAGTGCAAGATGATGCCGCTGTCCATGGAGATGCTCCGGGACATCGACGAGGAGACCGTCGACTTCCAGGACAACTACGACGGCCGCAACCAGGAGCCGACGGTCCTTCCGGCGCGCTTCCCGAACCTGCTGGTCAACGGCTCCGCGGGGATCGCGGTCGGCATGGCGACCAATATCCCGCCGCACAATCTGCGCGAGGTCGCGGCCGGTGCCCAGTGGGCGCTGGAGCACCCCGAGGCCACGCACGAGGAGCTTCTCGACGCGCTGATCGAGCGGATCAAGGGCCCCGACTTCCCGACCGGTGCGCTGGTCGTGGGCCGCAAGGGCATCGAGGAGGCGTACCGTACCGGCCGCGGCTCCATCACGATGCGCGCGGTCGTCGAGGTCGAGGAGATCCAGAACCGCCAGTGCCTGGTGGTCACGGAGCTGCCGTACCAGGTCAACCCGGACAACCTCGCGCAGAAGATTGCCGACCTGGTCAAGGACGGCAGGGTCGGCGGGATCGCCGACGTCCGCGACGAGACCTCGTCCCGGACCGGCCAGCGTCTGGTGATCGTCCTCAAGCGGGACGCGGTCGCCAAGGTCGTCCTCAACAACCTCTACAAGCACACCGACCTCCAGACCAACTTCGGCGCGAACATGCTGGCGCTGGTCGACGGTGTGCCGCGGACGCTCTCCCTGGACGCGTTTATCCGCCACTGGGTGACCCACCAGATCGAGGTCATCGTCCGGCGGACCCGCTTCCGGCTGCGCAAGGCGGAGGAGCGGGCCCACATCCTGCGCGGTCTGCTCAAGGCGCTGGACGCGATCGACGAGGTCATCGCGCTGATCCGGCGCAGCGACACCGTCGAGATCGCGCGCGGCGGCCTGATGGACCTGCTGGCGATCGACGAGCTCCAGGCCAACGCGATCCTGGAGATGCAGCTGCGCCGGCTGGCGGCCCTGGAGCGGCAGAAGATCGTCCAGGAGCACGACGAGCTCCAGGCCAAGATCAACGAGTACAACGCGATCCTGGCCTCCCCCGCCAAGCAGCGCCAGATCGTCAGCGAAGAGCTGGCCGTCCTGGTCGACAAGTACGGGGACGACCGGCGCTCGCAGCTCGTGCCCTTCGACGGTGACATGTCCATCGAGGACCTGATCGCCGAAGAGGACATCGTCGTCACCATCTCGCGCGGCGGCTATGTGAAGCGCACCAAGACCGACGACTACCGCTCCCAGAAGCGCGGCGGCAAGGGGGTGCGGGGCACCAAGCTGAAGGAGGACGACATCGTCGACCACTTCTTCGTCTCCACCACCCACCACTGGCTGCTCTTCTTCACCAACAAGGGCCGGGTCTACCGGGCCAAGGCCTATGAGCTGCCGGACGCGGGCCGGGACGCCCGTGGCCAGCACGTGGCCAATCTGCTGGCCTTCCAGCCGGACGAGCAGATCGCCGAGATCCTGGCCATCCGGGACTACGAGGCCGCGCCGTACCTGGTGCTCGCCACCAAGGGCGGACTGGTCAAGAAGACCCCGCTGAAGGACTACGACTCGCCGCGCTCCGGCGGTGTCATCGCGATCAACCTCCGGGAGACCGAGGACGGCAGCGACGACGAGCTGATCGGTGCCGAGCTGCTGTCCGCCGAGGACGATCTGCTGCTGATCAGCAAGAAGGCGCAGTCGATCCGGTTCACCGCGACGGACGAGGCGCTGCGGCCGATGGGCCGGGCCACCTCGGGCGTCAAGGGGATGAGTTTCCGCGAGGGCGACGAGCTGCTCTCGATGAATGTCGTCCGGCCGGGTACGTTCGTCTTCACCGCCACCGACGGCGGGTACGCGAAGCGGACCGCGGTCGACGAGTACCGCGTCCAGGGCCGCGGCGGCCTCGGTATCAAGGCCGCCAAGATCGTGGAGGACCGTGGATCGCTCGTGGGCGCGCTGGTGGTCGAGGAAACCGACGAGATTCTCGCCATCACCCTCGGCGGTGGTGTGATTCGTACGCGAGTCAATGAAGTCCGGGAGACCGGGCGTGACACCATGGGTGTCCAGTTGATCAACCTGGGCAAGCGCGATGCCGTCGTCGGGATCGCACGCAACGCCGAGGCCGGTCGGGAGGCCGAGGAAGTCGACGGAACCGAAGTCGGCGCCGACGGAACCGAATCGACCCCGGTGACCTCTGAAGAGGTCAGGGGGATTGGTGTGGCCGGTGCTGGACCGGCCGAGGCGGCCGCCGAGGGCATTGAGTCCTCGGCCGGGGAGCACGAGGAGTAAGCGCGTGAGTGGAGCCACGGGAGCCGGACCGGCTGCTGCCGGAGCTGCGAAAGCCGCGAAGTCGAACGGTCCCCGTGGCTCTGCCACGGACTCCCAGGGGGTTTCGGTGACAGGAGCTGCGGACAGGTCGTCCCCGGTGTTCGACGGAAAGCGCCCGGCGGGGCAGGCCCCTGCGGGCCCGTACCACCCGCCGCAGGCGTACCGGACACCGGAGGACGGCGACGCCCACGCGGGCGTCAGGATGCCGCGTACGGGTGCCCGGACGACCCCGCGGACGCGCAAGGCGCGGCTGCGGGTGGCGAAGGCGGACCCGTGGTCGGTGATGAAGGTGAGCTTCCTGCTCTCCATCGCGCTCGGTATCTGTACGGTCGTCGCTTCGGCGGTGCTGTGGATGGTCATGGACGCGATGGGCGTCTTCTCGACCGTCGGCGGCACCATCAGTGAGGCCACCGGGTCGAACGAGAGCAACGGCTTCGACCTTCAGGCGTTCCTGTCGCTGCCGCGGGTGCTGATCTTCACCTCGGTGATCGCGGTGATCGACGTGGTCCTCGCGACGGCGCTGGCCACGCTGGGCGCGTTCATCTACAACCTCTCCGCGGGCTTTGTGGGCGGCGTCGAGCTGACCCTGGCGGAGGACGAGTAGTCCCCTTTACACATCGCCGTTCCGCTCTCCCGCTGCCGTGCGGGTGGGCGGGACGGCAGCGGTCCGGTGTTCCGGGCCGTCTTCCGGGCACGGGTCCGGGCCGCGATGGTCCGGACCCGTGCCCGGGTCTGTTTCGGGCCGGGTGCCGGGGCCTGTGCCCGCGGCCTGTTCCGGGGCCCTCGCAGGGCCCGGCGGTGGTGCGGTGGGATACGGATTTGGGAGCTGCGCCGCAGGTGCGCTAATCTTCAGAGGTCAGCGCGTAGCGCGGCGGGGCTATAGCTCAGTTGGTTAGAGCGCATCCCTGATAAGGATGAGGCCACAGGTTCAAATCCTGTTAGCCCCACATGATGGAAACCCCTGGGTGATCTCACCCGGGGGTTTTCTGCATTCGGTGCGGCTTCGACCCGTGTGCGGCCGTGTTCGACGCCGGTCCGGACGAGGCTTCGGCGCTGCTTCTCCGTGAGACCGGCCACCCGCGCGGGGCCGCCGCCCCTGAGCCGCCCTTTCCCTGCCCCGGTGGCCGTCGGCCCTGTGGGCCGGAGGTCGGGCGGGCGCCTTGCTCTCATCGGGGGCGGGTCGTAGCCTGGCATCCGGATCTGATGGGTCGTCAGATAAGGAGGGTGCGGCGTGGTCGGCACCGAGCAGGAGCACGGCGGCAGAGACCTACCCCGGGTCATCAGCGTGGACGACCACGTGATCGAACCGGCGCACCTCTTCGAGACCTGGCTTCCGGCCCGGTACCGGGACCGCGGTCCCAAGCCGTTCACCGCGGGCATCGGGGAGCTGGCGTACGTGGGTGGGAAGTACCGGTTCACCACGGATCCGGACGGCCAGCGGACCGATTGGTGGCGGTACGAGGACGAGATCTTCCCGTACAAGCGGATCATCGCCGCCGTCGGCTTCTCGCGCGACGAGATGACCCTCGACGGCATCACCCGCGAGGAGATGCGCCGCGGCTGCTGGGATCCGAAGGCCCGGCTGGCGGATATGGACCTCAACCACGTCGAGGCCTCCCTCTGTTTTCCCACCTTCCCCCGTTTCTGTGGACAGACCTTCGCGGAGGCCCGGGACAAGGAGGTGGCCCTGGCCTGTGTGCGTGCGTACAACGACTGGATGGTGGAGGAGTGGTGCGGTGACAGCGGCGGGCGGCTGATCCCGCTCTGTCTGATCCCGCTGTGGGACGTGGGGCTCGCGGTCGCCGAGATCCGGCGGAATGCGGCGCGCGGGGTGCGGGCGGTGACCTTCTCCGAGATTCCGACTCATCTGGGGTTGCCGTCGATCCACTCCGGGTATTGGGATCCCTTCTTCGCGGCCTGCGAGGAGACCGGGACCGTGGTGAACATGCACATCGGGTCGTCGTCGCAGATGCCGGCCGCCTCTCCGGACGCCCCGCCCGCCGTGCAGGCCGCGCTCAGCTTCAACAACGCGATGGCGTCGATGATGGACTTCCTCTTCAGCGGGGTGCTGGTGCGGTTCCCGGCGCTGAAGCTGGCGTACAGCGAGGGGCAGATGGGGTGGATCCCGTACGCGCTGGAGCGCGCCGACGACGTATGGGAGGAGCACCGGGCCTGGGGCGGGGTGCGGGATCTGATACCCGAGCCGCCGTCCGTGTACTACTACCGGCAGATCTTCTGCTGCTTCTTCCGGGACCGGCACGGGATCGAGGCCATCGAGAGGGTGGGGGTGGACAACGCCACCTTCGAGACGGACTATCCGCATGTGGACTCCACCTGGCCGGATACGAAGCGGGTCGCGGCGGAGCACGTCGGAGGGCTCTCGGACGAGGTGGCGTACAAGCTGCTGCGCGGGAACGCGATCCGGATGCTCGGCCTCCCCCTCGACCGGGACCGTCCCTTCGGCCGGGGCCCGGATCCGGCCCGGGACGGGCCGCGGGGCGCTGCCGCCTGACGGGTCCGGGCGCCTGCTGCCACCTGGCGGAACGGGCCCGGGCGGGGCGATCGAACGGATGGCCGTGAGCGGTACGGGCCGCCGGGGCAAGGGGTACACAGGTCACCGATCGGTATCGGTCGGTGTGTATAGTCGGGCGCCAGAAGTCCTCATACGTCAAGGAAAGACGAGGTCGCGCGGTGAAGAAGCTTCTCCTGGTCGCACTGGCCGCCATCGGCGGGCTCCTCGTGTACCGCCAGATCCAGGCGGACCGCGCCGAGCAGGACCTGTGGACGGAGGCGACCGACTCCGTACCCGCAGGCTCCGGTGTGTGAGACCCAGCGGTCGTAGTCCTCAGACTCGGCAGAGCCCCGGTCGCCGCAAGGTGCGACCGGGGCTCTGTGCTGTCCGGAGGCGGTACGGGTGGGGGCCGGGCGGTGTCGGAAGTGGCTCAGACACTGCCCAGGGCCCAGAAGCCGACGGCGTAGCAGACCAGGGCCAGGACGAGCAGGGGGATCGCGAACCTGAGGGGTGGGAGCGCCCGTTTGCGGCGGCGGGCGGCCCGGCGGATTTCGGCGCGGGAAAGGGGAACCCGCGGGCTCTGGGCGGTGTAGGTACGAGTAGGGGGTGTCCGAGGGGTTCCGTACGGCAGCGGGGTCGTCGGAGCGGTCTGCCCGTGCGGGCGGGGCGGCTCGGACGCCTGGGCCGAAAGGGGGTGTGCGCCGTGGGCGACGGCGGGTGCGGCGGGCGCGAGAGGGAGTCCGGGAGGGGCCGGCGGCGCCTTCGGGGGCGCTTCCGGTGGCGTGTGCGGTACGGGCAGAGGGGAAGCCGGTGCCGCGCCGAGCGGGGTGGCGGGAGTGGTGCCGGGGGTGCTGCCGATCGGGTGCGGCGGTGGGGTCGGCGGCTGGCTGGGTGGTGCCGGGACCATGGCGACGCCGCCGGTGTGCGGTGGCACCGGAGGTACGGGCGGGAGCGCGGGGAGGGCGGAAGAGCTGCTCCCCTGGGTGGGGCCGACGGGCCCGGCGGGGGTCGGAGCGCCGGACGGAATGCCGCTGCTGCCCGTGCCGCGCAGGCCCGGGCCGTGAGGGCCTGTGCCAGTGGTTCCGGCAGGGTGGGAGGCGGAGTCCCCTGCGGGGAAGTCTCCGCTGCCGCCCGTTCGGTCGAAGGCTCCGGACCCGCCGGGGTGGGAAGGGCCGGGGTCCGGTGCGGGGGCCGTGGTGGTGCGGCCGGTTCCGACGGTACGGGGAGGGGGTCCCTCGGGGCCGTCGGGGCCGAAGCCCTCCGGAAGCGGCTCCAGTTGGTCGAAGATCTCCACCGGCTCGTCGTCGGGGCCGGGCTCCGGGAGGGCGTCGATTGCCGCGAGAAGCGCCTTGCGGGCCCCGGCCGCGGACTTGAAGCGGTCCTCCGGATCGGGCTGGAGCAGCCCGGCCAGCACCTGCCACAGGGGTTCCGCGATCCCGAGCGGGGCGCCCGGGGTGCCGTGTTCGACGAAGTGCTCGACCAGGGCGTCCGCGTCGGGTTTCTGGCCCTGGAGGAGATAGAGGCCGACCAGACCGACGGCGAAGAGGTCCGCGGGGAAGTCGGGCTCGGCGCCGGTCATCTGCTCGGGTGCGAAGTAGCCAGGGGTACCGACCACATAGTTGGTCTCGGTCAGCCGTGGTTCGCCCTTGCGCATGGCGATGCCGAAGTCGGAGAGCCGCAGATGGGGGCGGCCCGTGCCGGTGGCCTCCAGCAGGATGTTCGCGGGCTTGATGTCCCGGTGGACCACGCCCTCCGCATGGACCGCGGAGAGACCGGCGAGCAACTGGTCGAGCAGGGCACAGACATAGTGCGGCGGCAGCGGCCCGTAGTCGCCGATCACATGTGCCAGCGAGCCGCCGCCCACCAGGTCCATGGTGAACAGGACCTTGTCGTCGTCCGCCGCCCAGCTGGCGGGGGCCAGCACATGGGGGTGGTCGATCCGCATGGCCTGCTCACGGACGAACCGCAGCAGGGTATGGGCGTCGCTCTGCTGGAGCACCTTGGCCGCGACATACCGCCGGCGCCGGTGGTCCCAGGCACGCCAGACGGCGCCCACACCTCCGTGCCCGATCGGGTCGATCAGCTCGTACCGAGCGGCGAAGACCTCACCCATGGCGCTGTGCCCGCTCCTCGTTCCCTCGTGAGGCGCCTGCCCCGCCTCGCTGCTGCCCCGCGGCCGCTCCCGGGAGCCGCGGGACCCGCCGTATCGCCGCGGGCGGTCAGCTCTGGTGCGACTCGTAGTGGGCGACGGCGTCCGCGGTGCGTCCGGCCCCGTACACCCGGAGGAACTCTGCCAGCTCGGGGTGGGTGGGGGCGAGAGAATCCGCGGCGTCGATGATGTCCCCGGCGGCGGCCACCGACCGCAGCAGTGACTGGATCTCCCGCACCACCCGGCGTACGGTCGGCGCGCCCGAGCTGGTGGTGGTCTGTCCGGTGCCGGTCAGAACGGATCCCCCCTGGGACTTCTTGATCTCTTCCATGCGGTCGGCCGCCTCGACGGCGCTGACGCTGCCGTCCGCGACCTGGCTCGCCAGTTCCTGAAGCGCCTGTACCCGCTGG
Encoded proteins:
- a CDS encoding DLW-39 family protein, translating into MKKLLLVALAAIGGLLVYRQIQADRAEQDLWTEATDSVPAGSGV
- a CDS encoding helix-turn-helix domain-containing protein translates to MDAAQQETTARARELQRNWYGEPLGALFRRLIDDLGLNQARLAAVLGLSAPMLSQLMSGQRAKIGNPAVVQRVQALQELASQVADGSVSAVEAADRMEEIKKSQGGSVLTGTGQTTTSSGAPTVRRVVREIQSLLRSVAAAGDIIDAADSLAPTHPELAEFLRVYGAGRTADAVAHYESHQS
- a CDS encoding serine/threonine-protein kinase; amino-acid sequence: MGEVFAARYELIDPIGHGGVGAVWRAWDHRRRRYVAAKVLQQSDAHTLLRFVREQAMRIDHPHVLAPASWAADDDKVLFTMDLVGGGSLAHVIGDYGPLPPHYVCALLDQLLAGLSAVHAEGVVHRDIKPANILLEATGTGRPHLRLSDFGIAMRKGEPRLTETNYVVGTPGYFAPEQMTGAEPDFPADLFAVGLVGLYLLQGQKPDADALVEHFVEHGTPGAPLGIAEPLWQVLAGLLQPDPEDRFKSAAGARKALLAAIDALPEPGPDDEPVEIFDQLEPLPEGFGPDGPEGPPPRTVGTGRTTTAPAPDPGPSHPGGSGAFDRTGGSGDFPAGDSASHPAGTTGTGPHGPGLRGTGSSGIPSGAPTPAGPVGPTQGSSSSALPALPPVPPVPPHTGGVAMVPAPPSQPPTPPPHPIGSTPGTTPATPLGAAPASPLPVPHTPPEAPPKAPPAPPGLPLAPAAPAVAHGAHPLSAQASEPPRPHGQTAPTTPLPYGTPRTPPTRTYTAQSPRVPLSRAEIRRAARRRKRALPPLRFAIPLLVLALVCYAVGFWALGSV
- a CDS encoding amidohydrolase family protein — translated: MVGTEQEHGGRDLPRVISVDDHVIEPAHLFETWLPARYRDRGPKPFTAGIGELAYVGGKYRFTTDPDGQRTDWWRYEDEIFPYKRIIAAVGFSRDEMTLDGITREEMRRGCWDPKARLADMDLNHVEASLCFPTFPRFCGQTFAEARDKEVALACVRAYNDWMVEEWCGDSGGRLIPLCLIPLWDVGLAVAEIRRNAARGVRAVTFSEIPTHLGLPSIHSGYWDPFFAACEETGTVVNMHIGSSSQMPAASPDAPPAVQAALSFNNAMASMMDFLFSGVLVRFPALKLAYSEGQMGWIPYALERADDVWEEHRAWGGVRDLIPEPPSVYYYRQIFCCFFRDRHGIEAIERVGVDNATFETDYPHVDSTWPDTKRVAAEHVGGLSDEVAYKLLRGNAIRMLGLPLDRDRPFGRGPDPARDGPRGAAA
- a CDS encoding DUF3566 domain-containing protein; this encodes MSGATGAGPAAAGAAKAAKSNGPRGSATDSQGVSVTGAADRSSPVFDGKRPAGQAPAGPYHPPQAYRTPEDGDAHAGVRMPRTGARTTPRTRKARLRVAKADPWSVMKVSFLLSIALGICTVVASAVLWMVMDAMGVFSTVGGTISEATGSNESNGFDLQAFLSLPRVLIFTSVIAVIDVVLATALATLGAFIYNLSAGFVGGVELTLAEDE
- the gyrA gene encoding DNA gyrase subunit A, translating into MADENNPATTEEPAGTAAAAEEPQMRIEPVGLETEMQRSYLDYAMSVIVSRALPDVRDGLKPVHRRVLYAMYDGGYRPEKGFYKCARVVGDVMGTYHPHGDSSIYDALVRLAQPWSMRMPLVDSNGNFGSPGNDPAAAMRYTECKMMPLSMEMLRDIDEETVDFQDNYDGRNQEPTVLPARFPNLLVNGSAGIAVGMATNIPPHNLREVAAGAQWALEHPEATHEELLDALIERIKGPDFPTGALVVGRKGIEEAYRTGRGSITMRAVVEVEEIQNRQCLVVTELPYQVNPDNLAQKIADLVKDGRVGGIADVRDETSSRTGQRLVIVLKRDAVAKVVLNNLYKHTDLQTNFGANMLALVDGVPRTLSLDAFIRHWVTHQIEVIVRRTRFRLRKAEERAHILRGLLKALDAIDEVIALIRRSDTVEIARGGLMDLLAIDELQANAILEMQLRRLAALERQKIVQEHDELQAKINEYNAILASPAKQRQIVSEELAVLVDKYGDDRRSQLVPFDGDMSIEDLIAEEDIVVTISRGGYVKRTKTDDYRSQKRGGKGVRGTKLKEDDIVDHFFVSTTHHWLLFFTNKGRVYRAKAYELPDAGRDARGQHVANLLAFQPDEQIAEILAIRDYEAAPYLVLATKGGLVKKTPLKDYDSPRSGGVIAINLRETEDGSDDELIGAELLSAEDDLLLISKKAQSIRFTATDEALRPMGRATSGVKGMSFREGDELLSMNVVRPGTFVFTATDGGYAKRTAVDEYRVQGRGGLGIKAAKIVEDRGSLVGALVVEETDEILAITLGGGVIRTRVNEVRETGRDTMGVQLINLGKRDAVVGIARNAEAGREAEEVDGTEVGADGTESTPVTSEEVRGIGVAGAGPAEAAAEGIESSAGEHEE